A region from the Medicago truncatula cultivar Jemalong A17 chromosome 6, MtrunA17r5.0-ANR, whole genome shotgun sequence genome encodes:
- the LOC25496025 gene encoding ABC transporter C family member 10, whose protein sequence is MENFWSMICGDCGNVDNEGKPFCYDLALLKDPSSCINHVLVFSFDVIVLTMLIFIMILKSSSRPFRSLVRYSNLQLVSAIINGFLGLLHLSLGVWILEEKLRKNHEVFPLNWWLLELFHGLTWLSISLSISLRIKQLSRAWLWMFSVLVFFVSGILCALSISYAIGSKELSLKVGLDVISFVGAILLLLCTYQTCKRKDVETEIDDSLRAPLIGQFDEINPVSHVTPFGNAGFLSKIWFWWLNTLMKTGQTKTLQDEDIPKLRESDRAEICYSSFLEQLNKQRQCESSYQSSVLWTIFLCHWREILVTGFFALFKVLALSSTPLLLNAFILVAEGNESFKYEGYVLAVSLFVIKIIESLSQRQWYFHTRLVGMKVRSLLNAAIYKKILRLSNSARLIHSGGEIMNYMIVDAYRIGEFPFWFHQTWTTILQLCIALVILFRTIGLATLASLAVIVLTVICNYPLAKLQHKYQSKLMVAQDERLKASSEALVNMKVLKLYAWENHFKNVVDFLRNAELKMLYAVQLRRTYNVFLFWTSPMLVSTASFLACYFLDIPLHASNVFTFVATVRLVQEPITSIPDVIAVIIQAKVAFARIVTFLDAPELQSENLKNECFDDNLKGSISIKSANFSWEGNASKPTLRNINLEVKHGQKVAICGEVGSGKSTLLATILGEVTKIKGIVDVYGRFAYVSQTPWIQTGTIRENILFGSELDDQRYQETLQRSSLKKDFELLPYGDLTEIGERGVNLSGGQKQRIQLARALYQNADIYLLDDPFSAVDAHTAKNLFDEYIMEGLKGKTVLLVTHQVDFLPAFDSVLLMSEGVIQQAGPYHQLLTSSQEFQDLVNAHKETAGSNELVDVTFSQRHSSSRKATQDSVEQQFKETNGNQLIKQEEREKGDAGLKPYLQYLNEMRGYIFFSLASLCHLLFVVCQILQNSWMAAKVDDPLISTLKLILVYFLIGSFSVVFLFTRSLLVVSLGHQSSKNLFSQLMNSLFRAPMSFYDSTPLGRILSRVSSDLSIMDLDLPFSLTFAMGGTIVFCSSLTVLAVVSWQVLIVAIPMVCVAIRMQRYYFALAKELMRMNGTTKSSLANHVAETVAGAATIRAFEEEDRSFEKNLDLIDNNASAFFHSFASNEWLIQRLETISAVLLTAAALCMVMLPPGTFTSGIIGMALSYGLSLNNSLVFSIQNQCTVANHIISVERLKQYMHIESEAKEIVEENRPPSYWPVAGKVEINNLKIRYRSNGPLVLHGITCTFEAGHKIGIVGRTGSGKSTLISALFRLVEPAGGKIIVDGIDISSIGLHDLRSRFGIIPQDPTLFNGTVRYNLDPLSQHTDQEIWEVLGKCQLREVVQGKEEGLNSSVVEDGSNWSMGQRQLFCLGRALLRRSRILVLDEATASIDNSTDLILQKTIRAEFADCTVITVAHRIPTVMDCSMVLAISDGKLAEYDEPKNLMKREESLFRKLVKEYWSHFQSAESH, encoded by the exons ATGGAAAACTTTTGGAGCATGATTTGTGGAGACTGTGGTAATGTTGATAATGAAGGAAAACCTTTCTGTTATGATTTAGCACTTTTGAAAGATCCTTCTTCATGCATCAACCATGTGTTGGTCTTTTCATTTGATGTGATAGTCCTTACCATGTTGATATTTATCATGATCCTGAAGTCTTCCTCGAGACCTTTTCGAAGTCTAGTACGATATTCAAACTTGCAGTTAGTTTCTGCCATAATCAATGGCTTTCTAGGGTTGTTGCATTTATCCTTAGGAGTTTGGATTTTAGAGGAGAAGTTAAGGAAAAACCATGAAGTCTTTCCTCTTAATTGGTGGTTGCTAGAACTCTTTCATGGACTCACATGGTTGTCGATAAGTTTATCTATAAGTCTTCGGATAAAACAACTCTCAAGAGCATGGTTGTGGATGTTTTCTGTTCTCGTATTCTTTGTTTCCGGTATATTATGTGCTTTATCGATATCTTATGCAATTGGAAGCAAAGAATTGTCACTCAAGGTAGGTTTAGATGTTATATCATTTGTAGGAGCAATTTTGTTGCTTTTATGCACATACCAAACATGTAAACGCAAAGATGTTGAAACGGAAATCGATGATAGTCTTCGTGCGCCTTTAATAGGCCAATTCGATGAAATTAATCCTGTTAGCCATGTTACTCCATTTGGCAATGCTGGATTCTTGAGTAAGATTTGGTTTTGGTGGTTAAATACATTGATGAAAACAGGTCAAACGAAAACACTTCAAGATGAGGATATCCCGAAATTAAGAGAGTCTGACCGAGCAGAAATTTGTTATTCGTCATTTCTGGAACAGTTAAACAAACAAAGACAATGTGAGTCGTCATATCAATCATCGGTTTTATGGACCATCTTTTTGTGCCATTGGAGAGAGATTTTGGTAACCGGATTCTTTGCGTTGTTTAAGGTACTCGCTCTATCTTCTACTCCTCTACTTCTTAATGCCTTCATATTGGTTGCCGAGGGTAACGAAAGTTTCAAATATGAAGGTTATGTATTGGCCGTTTCACTCTTTGTTATAAAAATCATAGAATCCCTATCACAAAGACAATGGTATTTCCACACTAGACTTGTTGGGATGAAAGTTAGATCACTACTTAATGCAgccatttataagaaaatattacgGCTATCGAATTCTGCTAGGTTGATTCACTCTGGTGGTGAGATAATGAATTACATGATCGTAGATGCTTATAGAATCGGAGAATTTCCATTCTGGTTTCACCAGACATGGACAACAATTCTCCAATTGTGTATTGCATTAGTAATTCTTTTCCGCACAATTGGACTAGCAACGCTTGCATCATTGGCGGTGATAGTTCTCACTGTGATTTGCAATTATCCACTAGCAAAGTTACAACACaagtatcagagcaaacttATGGTGGCACAAGATGAGAGATTAAAGGCTAGTTCGGAGGCTCTTGTGAATATGAAAGTGTTGAAGTTGTATGCGTGggaaaatcattttaaaaatgttgtcGATTTTTTAAGAAATGCGGAACTGAAAATGTTATATGCAGTGCAATTAAGACGAACATATAACGTCTTTCTCTTTTGGACCTCGCCGATGTTGGTGTCTACTGCTTCTTTTCTAGCATGTTACTTCTTGGATATTCCTTTACATGCAAGTAATGTTTTCACTTTTGTGGCAACTGTGCGCCTTGTTCAAGAGCCAATTACAAGTATTCCAGATGTCATTGCGGTGATCATTCAGGCAAAAGTTGCATTTGCTCGAATTGTTACTTTCCTTGATGCACCAGAACTGCAGAGTGAAAATTTGAAGAACGAGTGCTTTGATGACAACCTCAaaggatcaatttcaataaaatcTGCTAACTTTTCATGGGAAGGTAATGCATCAAAGCCAACCCTGCGGAACATAAATTTAGAGGTTAAGCACGGCCAAAAAGTGGCTATCTGTGGAGAAGTTGGCTCCGGCAAATCAACCCTCTTAGCAACAATTCTTGGAGAAGTTACCAAAATAAAAGGAATC GTTGATGTTTACGGGAGGTTTGCATATGTTTCTCAAACACCATGGATACAAACAGGTACAATACGGGAAAACATTTTGTTTGGATCTGAATTGGATGATCAAAGATATCAAGAAACACTTCAAAGGTCTTCATTGAAAAAGGACTTTGAGTTGCTTCCCTATGGCGACCTCACTGAAATAGGTGAAAGAGGAGTTAATTTAAGTGGAGGTCAAAAACAGCGAATTCAACTAGCTCGTGCTCTTTATCAGAATGCTGACATATATCTATTGGATGATCCATTTAGCGCTGTTGATGCACATACtgcaaaaaatttgtttgat GAATATATCATGGAAGGACTCAAAGGGAAAACAGTCTTACTTGTGACTCATCAAGTCGACTTCCTCCCTGCGTTTGATTCTGTTTTG TTGATGTCAGAGGGGGTAATCCAGCAAGCTGGTCCATATCACCAGCTATTAACCTCAAGCCAAGAATTCCAGGACCTCGTCAATGCTCACAAGGAGACTGCTGGTTCTAACGAGCTTGTGGATGTTACTTTTTCTCAGAGACATTCATCTTCAAGAAAGGCTACACAAGATTCCGTGGAACAGCAGTTTAAAGAAACCAATGGAAATCAATTAATTAAgcaagaagaaagagagaaaggagaCGCAGGGTTGAAGCCTTACTTACAATATTTGAATGAGATGAGAGGCTACATATTCTTCTCATTGGCATCCCTTTGTCACCTTCTCTTCGTTGTTTGTCAGATATTGCAAAACTCGTGGATGGCTGCTAAAGTTGACGACCCCCTCATCAGCacattgaaattgattttagtttatttcctAATTGGTTCTTTTTCAGTAGTTTTCTTGTTCACTAGAAGTCTACTTGTAGTTTCTTTGGGTCATCAAtcatcaaaaaatttattttcacagTTGATGAACTCCCTCTTTCGTGCACCGATGTCATTTTACGATTCTACACCATTGGGAAGGATACTTAGTAGG GTCTCATCTGATCTGAGCATTATGGATCTCGACCTTCCATTTAGCCTCACGTTTGCAATGGGAGGCACAATCGTTTTTTGTTCTAGTCTGACAGTTTTGGCAGTCGTCTCATGGCAAGTCTTGATTGTGGCTATACCAATGGTTTGTGTTGCAATTCGCATGCAG AGATACTACTTTGCCTTGGCAAAAGAACTAATGCGGATGAATGGcacaacaaaatcatcattagCTAATCATGTAGCTGAAACTGTTGCCGGAGCTGCAACAATTAGGGCTTTTGAGGAGGAAGATCGTTCTTTTGAGAAGAACCTTGATCTAATTGATAATAATGCAAGTGCTTTTTTCCATAGTTTTGCCTCGAATGAGTGGTTGATCCAACGGTTAGAAACAATCAGTGCAGTTCTTCTCACTGCTGCAGCACTTTGCATGGTTATGCTTCCCCCTGGAACATTCACCTCAG GAATTATCGGCATGGCTCTATCTTATGGCCTTTCATTAAACAATTCCTTAgtattttcaattcaaaatcaatgCACTGTTGCTAATCACATAATATCAGTAGAGAGGCTAAAACAATACATGCATATAGAAAGTGAGGCGAAAGAAATAGTAGAAGAAAACCGTCCTCCTTCGTATTGGCCAGTTGCCGGCAAAgtagaaataaataatttgaag ATACGATACAGGTCTAATGGACCACTTGTACTTCATGGGATCACATGCACATTTGAAGCAGGGCATAAGATTGGTATCGTCGGAAGAACAGGCAGTGGGAAATCCACTCTTATCAGTGCTTTATTTCGTCTTGTGGAACCAGCAGGAGGCAAAATTATAGTTGATGGAATAGACATATCATCTATTGGTCTTCATGATTTGAGGTCACGTTTTGGTATTATACCTCAGGATCCTACCCTTTTTAATGGGACAGTAAGATATAATTTGGACCCTTTATCTCAACACACTGATCAAGAAATATGGGAG GTTCTCGGGAAGTGTCAGTTGCGAGAAGTTGTCCAAGGGAAAGAAGAGGGTTTAAACTCGTCAG TTGTTGAAGATGGATCAAACTGGAGCATGGGACAAAGGCAGTTATTCTGTTTGGGGCGTGCGCTTTTGAGGAGAAGTCGAATATTGGTGTTGGATGAAGCAACTGCTTCGATTGATAATTCTACTGATCTTATTCTCCAGAAAACCATTAGGGCTGAGTTTGCAGATTGTACAGTGATCACAGTGGCACATAGGATACCAACTGTGATGGATTGCAGTATGGTTCTTGCCATAAGTGATG GAAAATTGGCGGAGTATGACGAGCCAAAGAACTTGATGAAGAGAGAAGAATCGTTGTTCAGGAAGCTTGTCAAGGAATACTGGTCTCATTTTCAGTCTGCAGAATCGCATTGA